The following DNA comes from Bryobacteraceae bacterium.
CGACGCGTTCACCGGGCTTGGTTCGGCCGGCAGCGCCAGTCTCCGCGCCGTGGCGCCCGGCATCGCCGAGGCGCTCATCGCCACCGCGCTTGGGCTGGGAGCGGCGATTCCGGCGGCGGTGGCCTACAACTACTTCAACCATCAACTGCGCGAAATGGGCGCGCGCATGGACGACTTCTCGCTCGAGTTTCTGAACATGGCCGAGCGAAGCTTTCCGGAGTAACATGATGGCGATCTCGGTTTCCGGCGGTTCACGCGGCGCGGGCAAGCGCAATCGCGGCGGCATGCCGCTTGCCGAAATCAATATCATCCCGCTGGTGGACGTGGTGCTCGTGATGCTGATCATCTTCATGCTGACGGCGCACGTGATGGAGTTCGGCCTCGACATCGAAGTGCCGAAGGTGGACCAGACGAAGTCAACCACCGAGGAGCTTCCGGTGATCTCGCTCAACAAGACGGGCGAGGTTTACCTCAACGAGAAGCACGTGATGCTGGCCGGCCTCGGCGAAGAAGTGCGAAAGCGGTTTCCGTCGGCGACGAAGGTCTACGTGCGGGCCGATGCGAACACGGTATGGGATCCGATCGCGCAGGTGGTGAACGCGCTCGGCAAGGCGAAACTCCAGGTGCTGATGGTGACCCAGCCGATGGAAGAGCGAAAATACAGGTGATGGCGGACGCGCACGTCGACATCCTCGAGCAGCGCGAATCGCTGAGCCGGCCGTTCGCCGGTTCG
Coding sequences within:
- a CDS encoding biopolymer transporter ExbD, coding for MAISVSGGSRGAGKRNRGGMPLAEINIIPLVDVVLVMLIIFMLTAHVMEFGLDIEVPKVDQTKSTTEELPVISLNKTGEVYLNEKHVMLAGLGEEVRKRFPSATKVYVRADANTVWDPIAQVVNALGKAKLQVLMVTQPMEERKYR